Genomic DNA from Asterias amurensis chromosome 2, ASM3211899v1:
tcgacgaccaattgagctcaaattttcacaggtttgttatgttatgcatatgttgagatacaccaagtgagaagactggtctttgacaattaccattagtgtccagtgtctgtaataCTAACAGGCATGCATAATCGTTAATGACCAACATATCTGTCTTGTATCATTCTGGAGACATCTTCGGTTGTTTTCTTGTGTACAATCGTAGTATAATTTTGCACTTCATTAAAAGGTGCCAGACCTAATGTCCTCTGAGCTGTGTAGGCCTTCTTATTGTTTCCAAACATGGTCTATAGGCGGCCTTGAGTTGCACAAAAGTGTGATAACCGGATAGGCACAGattttgtcttaaaaaaaagacCTTAACacctttgggggggggggggagtggcaACTTAACAATTTTTCAgtgatttttacaaatttgatcGAATTTTATAAATCATATATTATTGGTATTTTTTGCTGTGGCAAAACTTGCAGTTGTGACCTTGGCTAAAGAGATGTATCCTTTCATTACATTCTATTCTGCACCGTTTAACGTTGTACAGAGCAAGGCTTTAAACACTCATTTCCATGCTAATCCTTTCTCTACAGTTTACAACCAGCCCTTTGTGTTGTCCGAGTCGATCCAGTATTCTAACAGGGAACTACGTTCACAACCACAACGCAGTGAATAACTCCATATCTGGCAACTGTAACAGCAAGGCGTGGCAGGATGGTCCAGAAAAGAAGACCATTGCAACGTACCTTAAAGCTATGGGATATTCAACATTCTTCGCAGGGAAATATCTCAATCAGGTAAGTTGATAAGGTAACATCATACCTCAAGGAACTTTAGAGTTAGAGTGTCGCGGTTGAGTGGTTAACAATTCAAATtccgaattcaagttctgatgctaagttaccggagtgtgggttcaagtcgtgacacttgtgtccttgagcaagatactttactataattgcttctcttcacccaggggtataaatgagtacctgcgagggtaggggttgatattgtgaatgagaAAGCCATCGGCAGcttggggctgtatactccctattgGGAGGTGAGAAAAATTAAGagagatgttattggcccaatgaccaggggactaatgtaaagcgcattgatacaatttattgtgaaatgccctatatacaaaaaataataataatcaacaaACTGTCACGGTATTTTTACAAGAATGTCAAGTCCATCCACTTTTAGTGAGGTGACAGCAGGTACCAACTGGATCTTGCCAAAGCATTTGTGACTGGAGACCCTCACAAATCTAAGAAGCTGTTACTTTCTGATTCctgtttttcatgtttttattgatttgtaGTACGGAGTCACTAAAGTTGGGGGAGTTGCACATGTACCGCCCGGCTGGGATGAGTGGAATGGCCTGGTGAGTAGGCattaaatttaatttgtattCTTATTTCCACATTTTTAGTCTTGTTATTAGTTGACCTAATTTTTAGTCTTATTATTAGCTGATTGATTTAGCTCAGTGctctacatatttggcagcacaggctgtatactccccaggatGCCGGGATGGTTtaatgaatgaattaaatggccctGTGACCAGGGGTATTAATGTTGGACGCGCTTAGAGACAACTCTCGGGTGTAAATAAGcgattattttgtattattattattattattaaaggttAGGTGATaatagtttttctttttcaagtacatttgtttctcttttttgcCGACTAGGTGAAGAACTCTGTGTATTACAACTACACTCTGTCAGTGAACGGTAAAGCTGAAGAACACGGTGACGATTACACCAAGGACTACTTGACAGATCTCATTGTAAGTTTCTATCTCATCGCAGTCTCagataaaaatatttttcacatttttcttCAGATTCCCAGAGGAAATtataattttcaagttgaactgaAACATatcttgacaaaatagggagaacaCCAACAtgggggctagatagctcagttggtagagtgccggcacgttaatctggaggtcgttggttcaaatcaaggggtcgatttcacaaagatagtcctaacctaggactagtcctaggactctttaagagttattaaaaacttaaggctagtcctaagttaggatgtgTAACTTGTCCTAAAGAcaagactagtctcaactctttgtgaaattcacccctgCTCTAGTaactttgtctttgttcaacctcaaatcatcaaaaacattttgtgtaaATGCTTCCTTGATTGTTTCAACAGAACAGGCGTTCAAATGAGTTTTTGAAGAAGCAGAGTGAGACGACCCCGCCCTTCTTTGCTATGGTGTCCACACCGGCCGCCCACGCCCCTTTCGACTCCGCTCCTCAATATGAACAGAACTTCACAAAAAATTCCGCCCCGAGAGGACCAACTTTTAATGTTGCTGGAAAGGTCAGAATAGACAAAGAAAATAGTTAAACTAAACTATGTAGTTATTAATGATATCAAgtaataatcaaaataaaactgACAACTATTATGCAAACTATTACTTCACTGCCAAAGAAAAGGTGTAGAAAATTTGAATCGGAGAAGCGTTATGCAGTTGTGGTTCTCAGCTTGAACTTGTCATAGAAGAGAAACAAATATGGAACTCAAGTACTGAGTACCAACAATACTACAATAGTTTATGctaattttagctggtaaccctattctgctaagcaagattgttTCAGTTGTTTGTAAATGACCTTGCTATGGctgtctgatttctgatttgatTCGCATAAAATCAGTGAGGTTATTTATAGACCCAAACCAGAAGTTAGCCATCCATGGGACTACGTAAGATTTTCCTATTGTCAAATATCacactagggcccaatttcataaaacataatTAAGCAGCCATTTTGTGCTTACCGAGCGTCCCTTAGTAGGATTtctatttcacaaagctgtttaCCATATAAGCAAGGGTAAAAGCTCGCTAACCCATGGTTAGCACACTGCTATTCCATGGTGAACATGCATGCGCGTCAAGAATTTTTCTGATTACTTGAGAAATCGTGGTGAAATATGTTAATGGTtatgcaaatttttctgctacagtaagcacacaaatttgccggttaacagctttatgaaattaggccctgatagTCAAACTGCATTAACTAATTTTAAATATAAGTTTGATTATCCCCCAGGACAAACATTGGCTGATTAGACATGCACCCAACCCAATGTCTAAAATCTCTATCAGTACACTTGATGATGCCTTCAGAAAAAGGTTAGTTGAATATTTACCTTTAAAATTGACATGTAACAAAGATAATGTCTGGTGTCGCTAAAAGAAAATACCTTGCTGTGCAAATCCTTGAAAAAGTGGCCATCCATATTTTCTAGAGAGTGGCTTAGTCCTTTGAAGGTTTGTCTGTCTTGTCCTGTTTTGCATTCCCAAAATCGGGCAAACGCTTACCGAAATTGCCTCCATTTCACTAACTCTGCCCTATTCCTACTATTATATAATAGTGAATTCTGTTTTAAAACGGAAAtgtgaaatggaaataaatgctgttggattgaattgaaattgaggGATCAACTTAAGGGGGACGCAACTCTTTATTTCGGTTTTTATTCATAGActcaaatgtgttttttaagaGTATATTCTTTTTGTAATTGTAAGATGGAGGACACTTCTCTCTGTGGATGACATGGTGAAGAGTATTGTAGCAACACTGACGACTCAGAAGATCATAGATTCAACCTACATCATCTTCTCATCGGATAATGGATATCACCTAGGTGAGAATTAATACAAAAGAGTCGCCCAACTTGAAAGAGTTGCTGATGTGTGTGTTTTCACAACGGATTTGCAAGGTTGGATCACACTGCTCTTTATGGAGCCTGCAATTATTTTCCTGCTGTTTTATAACCTTGTTCTCCATACGTTTCAGGTCAGTTCTCGCTTCCAATGGACAAACGCCAACTGTATGAGTTTGACATCAGAGTACCTCTTCTCATTCGTGGTCCTAATATCAAACCAGGCTCTGTTACCGACAGCCCTGCGCttaacattgatatcatgccAACGATCATACAGTTAGCTGGTGACCCAGCCCCTGAAGATGTTGATGGGCTTTCACTGGTACCTATTTTGGTGAGTATTGATAAAGTCTTGTCTGTAGATAATAATTAGAGTGTTAATAATAgcggcttcttatatagtgcgcATATCTGTCACTTAGTGACGCTAACACTTTAAcaaacagtatttcctgcaaggtatgtgggccTACGTTTGAGTTATAAGATCTATAGACTCGTTTTACATAGGGTGCTGTGCCGCATTAAGCTGCCAATCAAACAAGGAACATCGtgacaaaccccttctcttcttcaataagtgcactgggttacacatgcgttacacaacacacgtgaCCAACGCCCTATGTAAtgtccgaaggacgaagcatcatggttaagtgtgaTGCTTAAGAACACAGGTTTCAGCACTgtgacttgaacccacactctgctgatcagagacaccagagcttgattGCTTTCAACCGCTAGGCTGCGACACGCCATTATCTCAACCGTCATATCAGCCACtttagaagaagaagaaatgatAAAAAGTTTGATAAACTGTTCTCCTTTACAGATCCCGAACACGACTAATGTAGTCGAGCTGACAAATCGTGATACTCTCATCGAACACAGCGGAGAATATTATCCAAATGGTTATCCTGGTTGTCCTAAAACGGAATTTCTCACGGTATTtgatatttgttgttgttgttgagtgtttgattagtaataataatttgagAGGCTACTCATCCTTTAAACTTgcaagagctgaattgcgaagggcgcctttggcagccagccacattaACCTATTATGGCCACAGAGCAAAGCCAGacatcaaaagtgtttgatttttcccaagggagAAAAACCCAGTTGTCTAGTAAAAACTGATAGGGGCCAGTAAACACCACCTCTCAACTTGCTCTGTGGGCTACTTAAATCTGTGCAACCTAGTTGTATAAAATGCTGTGTgaaaagtatatttttaaatgtgttaatttttttgtgaGTGTTTGAGTGTAATTTTAATTGCCTATTATACTGGTTGTGGTTGCTACCAGTAATGCATCAGAGTGATACATATATGACTATACATGTTTAAAATCAGGGCTGCTTAAACTTACTAGGAGCAAAGTAAATCTAGTAGTTTATTAATAGCCTGGATGGCTacttagcaaaaacaaaactatgcaAGAAAAATCTTACGTTTCTCCAACACTCTGACAGGGGGAATGTCGGAGTAAAATACCGGTACTGCCCGCTAGGGATTTTCTGGTTGAACACGAAGGGGAGTGGTTACCAAACGGTGATTTCGGttgtaaaaatacaaacttCTGTGCAGTAAGTGTCTCTGTATGTATATCTCATAAACAGGCTAAGCTGCTTTGTCTATTGCCATTAACATCGCTTTTTATACCTTAATATTCACTGTATACTAAAAAGCCATGATTTCAGTTGAACTTCACACCCATTATCCACACTTCTACAAACAATTTTCAAACTTTacatgcttttaaaaaaatgcattaaaataTTGACTCAACAAATTGGCGTGCAGTGTTAGTTGAAGCGAAtgaggaaaaccatgcaatttcgaggcattatattctattttttttttttttaatctttctaacaaatgtacatttcataacaaaagggtttcaaatgcttttcatagatcAACTCGCCCGAtgcaaggcaatgtgtccctttaactttcTTTACTGATTTGATTTTCTTGCTCTCATTTGATTCATATTTCTGTTTTCAATTCATGTATCCATGGCTGTGCTGCTGCTTGTTGCGCTTTGCTTCAATCCATCAGAACTGCGTGCCAGACTGCGTCTGTGAGGACAGTAAGAATAACACATATTCATGTGTACGCTCCATTAGCCCAGGCATCAGCACCATGTACTGTGAAATTAGTGACAGCGAGGTATTTATATTGTTTGGCATTTCTGTTCTGCTTACATTTTTTCATGTGGTGGACATTGAACCATCTTGATTTGGGAACTAAATaacaggcccccccccccaaaaaaacaaaaaaaaacaaaaaaaaaaaaactttacaatCTGGTGGAATAAGGAGCAATTATAGAGGGGTAAAGACATGTTTTTTAGGGGGGTAATCAAATATTAGTCCGATAAAAAAGTCTGATGTATCAAAACTGTTAGTGGTAAGAGAGATGAAAATACAGATCAAAGGTAGtgtagtttgttttaaaacaaaagaagataTTGAAACAATTGGGCAAACAGCATTCAAACCAAGTATTCTGTTGAATACTCGTTTTCAGTGTGTTGAGAGAGGGGCGAAGAAAAAAGTGTGGGGCATTACCCCTGCCGCTACTTCTCAAAAGATTAAATCTAGCCTTTGCAAGTTTTGCTACCAATCTTACCAGAGACCAACAGATTGACACATATTGAAGGATTCCAGAAAGAGCTTCATTTGTTAAACGGAAACTTTCATCATGAACCTGTTCAAATTCCTACTCAAGGTGTAGAAAAAAATGTCTCCCATCATGAGAAAGTGCGAGCAGTCTTTCCTTATTTGTACTTTGTTGAcaactttgtttatttcattgtgtatttATGATGGAACAATACAGCAATGCTCACCAAACTGCGTTTGTGAGGATTGTCGGAACAACACATATGGCTGTTTACGAAGCATGAACATTAAGACCGACTATGTGTACTGTGAATTCAGCGACCATGAGGTATAACACTATCTTAgtaatattgttattttaaaaaatgttacGGTTTTCAGACCAACCCAACTCATtaagagattatcattacatggtgttatcgcaaacctttctatatcgtgtttccaccatgcaaagtttcaaatcctgcttaataataataataataataataatgatattctTCCCCAACAGTCGTTCCAGGAGTACTACGATCTAGTTAAGGATCCACATCAGTTAACAAACACAATCAAATCTATACCACCAACTAAGCTAGCAGATATGCACAAACGCCTTATCCTCTTGCAACTGTGCAAGGGCAGCAACTGTCGTAAACTACTCCCCCCTGATGATGCCCCGCCCCAGAAGGGGTAGTTTAGAGGTCGGCGAGCGTACAGCAGGCACCTTGGAAGGTCAGAGgtcaagaaaaaaatgtactttATATAATTGGCTCATATTAACTTAATTACTAGCCGTCTATTTcacctaacttaggattaattttaggacgagttaagttccattcataaatactacGGCCACATTGAacctatcctaagttaggatgagttactcgtcctaacgtgatatataggattaatcctagcatttcttGGAATCGGCTGCTGTACTCCCCCGCCCACAAGTTGTGGGTTACATCACCAAAAAAGTACAGTCTGACATTTGCTTATGAAGTAAATCGGTACATTGTTAGTGTAATAGGTTTGTATGTTTTGGACGCCATCAGAAAGCTGTTTTGTTTACTTGAGAAATTAATAATCCTACGATTGAAAAATATCACTGAGGCTAAACCTCACTAAACCTCAAAACTCATCTAAGACTCAAAAAGCTGTTTTACCCAAAAATATATTccctaagcaaaaatttgtcaGGTACCAGAGTTATGACATGTTTGCTTTGCACAGATTGTTTCAATGCTGAGCTTTTTAAACCCACTGAGTCTAGGTTTCAAAAATGCTCTCTTGAAGCTGTTTAACAGAAAATTTATTTGCTacagtaaataaaaatatttgaataccAATCACAATAACCTAAATATTGTGTTATTTCAAAGGTAACTTATTTGCTTCGTACTTTGTTTAACTGAGATTTGTTTCCACTGAGTCTAGATTTcgcaaaatgtcaaaatttatcTTATCTTCCTGAAGCTGTTAAAAACTATTTCCTGGTTTGAATACCAATCACAACAACCTAAACCTTGTGTTGTTGTAACTGGTAACTTATATTTGCTtcgtattttttgtttgttgagcTTTTTTAACCCACCGAGTCTAGATTTTCCAAAATGCCAAAATTAATGTTATCCTCCTGAGGCTTTTAAACAGTGTTTCCTGcagtaaaaaaattatttgaataccAATCACTACAATCTTAATCTTGTTATAGTTCAACTGCCaaccaatttgttttcttgctaatttttttttctttctacaggctttatgaaattaggttATATAATTGAGCTAAGTCTGTTGGTCACTCtaaaatgaacaaaaagtaTTTGTGTTATTGATAACCCTAACCAAGACGTAGGTCAGGTTATTTGTGAAAGTTGAAGCAGACCCAAAAAAATTTCTTCCAGGAAAATATCAAATAATTTAATACTTTTTGACAAAGACATGTCATCATTTTATTGGTTAATTTAAATTGTCTTCAAAGAAAAGGATGggtcaaaacaaaattcaacattttttaggTGTTCAGAGCTCGAAaaatttcatgtttctgtttgtatttttgtttttattggcaGGCACTTAAAACGAATTTTGAGTTTACTTTTTGGCTCTTTGTGTCAAATATTTGAAGATTGTAATCAAAACTTTTGTTTGCCTAATGTGTCCAAATGGTTTTTTGATTCTTTGAACTGAAAACAAATGGGggatttgacatttttttttgggggggggatcacctgtactattttatttcttctAATATATTCATCTAAGATAtttatatgaaaaaaatataaaaagcatTGTATCTTGGGTAAAAGTTTTAAATCAGAGCCATTACTATTGTCTATGCAATGAGTTATACAAGGGTGTATTAAATATGCTGCTATTTTCCTTTACTGAAGTTTGTCTGACTTTGTTTAAACGAAGAGCATTCTAGTTCTACAAAAACCTAAGTGAAAATGCTTACAGAAGTTCAGGCtgcaacttcatggctctgcttaataAATGAAAATAGGCAGTTCTTATGttgtgcttaaagggaaggtacctgtttggtaattgtcaaagaccagtcttctcacttggtgtatcccaacataagcataaaataacaagcctgtgaaaatttgagttaaattggtcatcaaagttgcgagaaaatgatgagagaaaaaaacacccttgttgggcaagtttgtgtgctttcagataggaataaaagacttctggctagaagtcttttattattttagtgagaaattacctctttctcaaaatctatactacttcagagggagccgtttcccacaatgttttgtactaccaacagctctccaatgcttgttaccaagttagattttaagttctttatttgttttgagtaattaccaaacttgtaccttccctttaataaattTTGAAGGTATCTCAAAGCacctatttttttcttcttttctacAAGGTATGCCTGTTTTGgttgttttgttaataaaagaACATTCATTTAAcgaataaactaaaaataaaaacaaactatgcTTTATGTGAGACTTGGCATGCATAATCAATCAAACCACAGTCCCCTCTGTGTCTTTTTAATAATTGATTTggggaatttaaaaaaatgtaagaaaTATTTAATGAGTTTTACATTTATATTTTACTTTATATTCAGTTACTAATATTGATTCTTAGCAAGTTGTATTAAGAAAACTATGATACTTTT
This window encodes:
- the LOC139954518 gene encoding N-acetylglucosamine-6-sulfatase-like isoform X3; protein product: MGFIQRALIWVSLLTLVCGLTGKKPNIVFILTDDQDVTMGGMTPLVNTVSLIGKQGMTFNNMFTTSPLCCPSRSSILTGNYVHNHNAVNNSISGNCNSKAWQDGPEKKTIATYLKAMGYSTFFAGKYLNQYGVTKVGGVAHVPPGWDEWNGLVKNSVYYNYTLSVNGKAEEHGDDYTKDYLTDLINRRSNEFLKKQSETTPPFFAMVSTPAAHAPFDSAPQYEQNFTKNSAPRGPTFNVAGKDKHWLIRHAPNPMSKISISTLDDAFRKRWRTLLSVDDMVKSIVATLTTQKIIDSTYIIFSSDNGYHLGQFSLPMDKRQLYEFDIRVPLLIRGPNIKPGSVTDSPALNIDIMPTIIQLAGDPAPEDVDGLSLVPILIPNTTNVVELTNRDTLIEHSGEYYPNGYPGCPKTEFLTGECRSKIPVLPARDFLVEHEGEWLPNGDFGCKNTNFCANCVPDCVCEDSKNNTYSCVRSISPGISTMYCEISDSESFQEYYDLVKDPHQLTNTIKSIPPTKLADMHKRLILLQLCKGSNCRKLLPPDDAPPQKG
- the LOC139954518 gene encoding N-acetylglucosamine-6-sulfatase-like isoform X1; its protein translation is MGFIQRALIWVSLLTLVCGLTGKKPNIVFILTDDQDVTMGGMTPLVNTVSLIGKQGMTFNNMFTTSPLCCPSRSSILTGNYVHNHNAVNNSISGNCNSKAWQDGPEKKTIATYLKAMGYSTFFAGKYLNQYGVTKVGGVAHVPPGWDEWNGLVKNSVYYNYTLSVNGKAEEHGDDYTKDYLTDLINRRSNEFLKKQSETTPPFFAMVSTPAAHAPFDSAPQYEQNFTKNSAPRGPTFNVAGKDKHWLIRHAPNPMSKISISTLDDAFRKRWRTLLSVDDMVKSIVATLTTQKIIDSTYIIFSSDNGYHLGQFSLPMDKRQLYEFDIRVPLLIRGPNIKPGSVTDSPALNIDIMPTIIQLAGDPAPEDVDGLSLVPILIPNTTNVVELTNRDTLIEHSGEYYPNGYPGCPKTEFLTGECRSKIPVLPARDFLVEHEGEWLPNGDFGCKNTNFCAVSVSNCVPDCVCEDSKNNTYSCVRSISPGISTMYCEISDSESFQEYYDLVKDPHQLTNTIKSIPPTKLADMHKRLILLQLCKGSNCRKLLPPDDAPPQKG
- the LOC139954518 gene encoding N-acetylglucosamine-6-sulfatase-like isoform X5, yielding MGFIQRALIWVSLLTLVCGLTGKKPNIVFILTDDQDVTMGGMTPLVNTVSLIGKQGMTFNNMFTTSPLCCPSRSSILTGNYVHNHNAVNNSISGNCNSKAWQDGPEKKTIATYLKAMGYSTFFAGKYLNQYGVTKVGGVAHVPPGWDEWNGLVKNSVYYNYTLSVNGKAEEHGDDYTKDYLTDLINRRSNEFLKKQSETTPPFFAMVSTPAAHAPFDSAPQYEQNFTKNSAPRGPTFNVAGKDKHWLIRHAPNPMSKISISTLDDAFRKRWRTLLSVDDMVKSIVATLTTQKIIDSTYIIFSSDNGYHLGQFSLPMDKRQLYEFDIRVPLLIRGPNIKPGSVTDSPALNIDIMPTIIQLAGDPAPEDVDGLSLVPILIPNTTNVVELTNRDTLIEHSGEYYPNGYPGCPKTEFLTNCVPDCVCEDSKNNTYSCVRSISPGISTMYCEISDSESFQEYYDLVKDPHQLTNTIKSIPPTKLADMHKRLILLQLCKGSNCRKLLPPDDAPPQKG
- the LOC139954518 gene encoding N-acetylglucosamine-6-sulfatase-like isoform X4, which codes for MGFIQRALIWVSLLTLVCGLTGKKPNIVFILTDDQDVTMGGMTPLVNTVSLIGKQGMTFNNMFTTSPLCCPSRSSILTGNYVHNHNAVNNSISGNCNSKAWQDGPEKKTIATYLKAMGYSTFFAGKYLNQYGVTKVGGVAHVPPGWDEWNGLVKNSVYYNYTLSVNGKAEEHGDDYTKDYLTDLINRRSNEFLKKQSETTPPFFAMVSTPAAHAPFDSAPQYEQNFTKNSAPRGPTFNVAGKDKHWLIRHAPNPMSKISISTLDDAFRKRWRTLLSVDDMVKSIVATLTTQKIIDSTYIIFSSDNGYHLGQFSLPMDKRQLYEFDIRVPLLIRGPNIKPGSVTDSPALNIDIMPTIIQLAGDPAPEDVDGLSLVPILIPNTTNVVELTNRDTLIEHSGEYYPNGYPGCPKTEFLTGECRSKIPVLPARDFLVEHEGEWLPNGDFGCKNTNFCAQCSPNCVCEDCRNNTYGCLRSMNIKTDYVYCEFSDHESFQEYYDLVKDPHQLTNTIKSIPPTKLADMHKRLILLQLCKGSNCRKLLPPDDAPPQKG
- the LOC139954518 gene encoding N-acetylglucosamine-6-sulfatase-like isoform X2 codes for the protein MGFIQRALIWVSLLTLVCGLTGKKPNIVFILTDDQDVTMGGMTPLVNTVSLIGKQGMTFNNMFTTSPLCCPSRSSILTGNYVHNHNAVNNSISGNCNSKAWQDGPEKKTIATYLKAMGYSTFFAGKYLNQYGVTKVGGVAHVPPGWDEWNGLVKNSVYYNYTLSVNGKAEEHGDDYTKDYLTDLINRRSNEFLKKQSETTPPFFAMVSTPAAHAPFDSAPQYEQNFTKNSAPRGPTFNVAGKDKHWLIRHAPNPMSKISISTLDDAFRKRWRTLLSVDDMVKSIVATLTTQKIIDSTYIIFSSDNGYHLGQFSLPMDKRQLYEFDIRVPLLIRGPNIKPGSVTDSPALNIDIMPTIIQLAGDPAPEDVDGLSLVPILIPNTTNVVELTNRDTLIEHSGEYYPNGYPGCPKTEFLTGECRSKIPVLPARDFLVEHEGEWLPNGDFGCKNTNFCAVSVSQCSPNCVCEDCRNNTYGCLRSMNIKTDYVYCEFSDHESFQEYYDLVKDPHQLTNTIKSIPPTKLADMHKRLILLQLCKGSNCRKLLPPDDAPPQKG
- the LOC139954518 gene encoding N-acetylglucosamine-6-sulfatase-like isoform X6; translation: MGFIQRALIWVSLLTLVCGLTGKKPNIVFILTDDQDVTMGGMTPLVNTVSLIGKQGMTFNNMFTTSPLCCPSRSSILTGNYVHNHNAVNNSISGNCNSKAWQDGPEKKTIATYLKAMGYSTFFAGKYLNQYGVTKVGGVAHVPPGWDEWNGLVKNSVYYNYTLSVNGKAEEHGDDYTKDYLTDLINRRSNEFLKKQSETTPPFFAMVSTPAAHAPFDSAPQYEQNFTKNSAPRGPTFNVAGKDKHWLIRHAPNPMSKISISTLDDAFRKRWRTLLSVDDMVKSIVATLTTQKIIDSTYIIFSSDNGYHLGQFSLPMDKRQLYEFDIRVPLLIRGPNIKPGSVTDSPALNIDIMPTIIQLAGDPAPEDVDGLSLVPILIPNTTNVVELTNRDTLIEHSGEYYPNGYPGCPKTEFLTQCSPNCVCEDCRNNTYGCLRSMNIKTDYVYCEFSDHESFQEYYDLVKDPHQLTNTIKSIPPTKLADMHKRLILLQLCKGSNCRKLLPPDDAPPQKG